A stretch of the Thermococcus sp. genome encodes the following:
- a CDS encoding asparaginase encodes MRILIIGTGGTIASTKTERGYKAKLTAREILKLARISGNGVSIDTRDVLNLDSTLIQPEDWVTIGKAVYENIDEYDGIVITHGTDTLAYTSSALSFMLRNVPIPVVLTGSMLPITEPNSDAPRNLKTTLTFAINGFPGIYVAFMDKIMLGTRVSKVHSLGLNAFQSINYPDIAYVKGNEIVVRHRPDIPQGKPAFDPSFDPNVVHVRLTPGLSPEVFLAISENVHGIVLEGYGAGGIPYRGRNLLEAVSKVAPEKPVVMTTQALYGGVDLTRYEVGRRALEAGVIPAGDMTKEATLVKLMYALGKTRNVNEVKEIIEKNIAGEISSAF; translated from the coding sequence ATGAGAATTCTAATCATCGGTACCGGCGGGACCATAGCGAGCACAAAGACCGAGAGGGGTTACAAGGCGAAGCTAACTGCCCGAGAAATCCTCAAGCTTGCCCGAATTAGTGGAAACGGGGTTAGTATTGATACCCGGGATGTTCTGAACCTTGACAGTACTCTAATCCAGCCAGAGGACTGGGTGACCATCGGAAAGGCCGTTTACGAGAACATTGACGAATACGATGGAATCGTAATAACCCACGGGACCGACACTCTAGCTTATACCTCCTCAGCTTTAAGCTTCATGCTGAGAAACGTCCCGATTCCCGTGGTTTTAACCGGCTCGATGCTCCCGATAACCGAGCCCAACAGCGACGCGCCGAGGAACCTGAAAACTACTTTGACGTTTGCCATTAATGGCTTCCCCGGGATATACGTGGCCTTTATGGACAAAATAATGCTCGGAACGAGGGTTTCGAAGGTTCACTCCCTTGGTCTGAACGCTTTCCAGAGCATCAATTACCCCGACATAGCTTACGTCAAAGGAAACGAAATCGTCGTGAGGCACAGGCCGGATATTCCCCAAGGAAAGCCCGCCTTTGACCCCTCCTTCGACCCGAACGTCGTTCACGTAAGGTTAACCCCAGGTCTTTCCCCAGAGGTCTTCCTTGCAATCTCTGAGAACGTTCATGGAATCGTCCTTGAGGGCTACGGCGCCGGAGGAATCCCTTACAGGGGTCGGAACCTCCTTGAGGCAGTTTCGAAGGTTGCCCCCGAGAAGCCCGTGGTCATGACAACGCAGGCTCTCTACGGGGGTGTAGACCTCACGAGGTATGAAGTTGGCAGGAGGGCTCTTGAAGCTGGAGTAATCCCAGCTGGAGACATGACTAAGGAAGCAACTCTTGTGAAACTGATGTATGCCCTTGGAAAAACGAGGAACGTTAATGAGGTTAAGGAAATAATTGAGAAAAACATCGCCGGGGAAATCAGCTCAGCTTTTTGA